The genome window CAGGATGAGATAAAGGTGCGTCAGGAAAACTTTGTTGGTGAGTGAGTGTTTACATTTGATTGACGTTGGTTAATTCGTCGAATACAAAGTGTCAAGTGTAGTAGTTAATTTTAGAAGCCAAAATAAACAGCTTTTGTTTCCATTGCATATGGTTTCATTTTATTGTTAACAAAACACTACATTTGCCTCCTTGTAACAACTGTCTGGTCATGGCGTCTGAGCCATAAAATTAATTATTGATACTTGCATCATGATAGACGTCCTAATGGATGCAAGATATTTtttgcaccgggctgccctttactACATTCGTCTCCTTAAAGGTGGCCACTTTGAGATATTGCCGCATTTCCAGTTTTGAATTATAGCATCGATATGTACAGAGTAGTGAGCGTTTTCGCTTCCAAAACCAATATTTTTCGATACTCTTATTTTAGACAGAACTATGGAGTTAAAAATAACTTAATGTGTATGCGCTAAAGCATATTAATACAGATTGGTTAATTGATAAAATTAGGTGAGAGTACATATTAATTAACTATGATTGTGTGATAAACTTTATGTGAAAGACAAATGTCGTATGTTTACTCGTTTCGACCACGGATTGAGTGCGAGTAAGTTTTTTCTGGTTCAGAGTCCttacaaaaggaaaaaaatagttACACTAGGTAATTGTATTAAGTACATAGATTCTTCTTTTTATATGTTTTTCTTGAGCCGTGGGTTTATTGGAAACGTTCTCACCCTCCTCAGGTCCCACCTGTGAAACCACATTGGGTTTGTTGCTATTGCTATTGTCTTGAGATAGTTTggcgttttaaaaaaaaatctgtaTCAAAATACAGTGCGAATACGATATAgtttattgtattattattggcAATATATGAAGCAAGATTTTAAtccaaaactaattaaaaaaCACTTGCCAGAAAATATGCTTCTTGTCCCAAAGGTCTGTTCGGCTGGTCGGCAGGTTTGCCTGTCATTTGTAGAGAAAAACTAAAATTATAAAGTCTCTTAGGTTTTATATTTTCTTATTACAGTTTGTCTAATTAATTATGTACATTCGGATGTTTTGAAATCTTATATTGAACATTTTCATAACAAAAAGGAACTATTTGTCTGCCTTAAATTTAATATCTATTTTCCCTGTTCAGTCATATAGCTtttgttttttcaaaaataaaaaataaaaaagaatataaATTGGAGAATTCATATTTTACGGTCACAATACAGGAAAAATTTAATTATACCAAATATTTACTTCAAACCGACATGCAATGTATCTTTATATAcaatattatcattaattagtaCACATTTgatattagtttattatttaattatgatAAATTAATATGATCTGATGTAAATGCCGAGTACAAATGTTTCTTTAACCCTCACAACACTACAACTTAACAATTTGAATTACCTCGTAGCAGTGGACATAGTGAACGAAGATGGACAGATTAAATGACATTATATACCAAATATTCATTTATTTGAATTTGGTCAGAACATTATCTAGAGAAAGTAGTTGGCATGTAATGCAATTCTTCACAATTAAACCATTTTTAATCCTAAAACGAACAAATAAGTAGGTTAATGCAACTAATCAAGAATTCATGCCTTTTGGTTGGTTTTTaagttaattttttaaaatagtaTATGCTTGCATATGGCTTGACACATGCCATTTTATAGGGAGAAATTAAGAGATGAAGACCTAGCTTAAGAGTAATGATTTCACGTGAATCCAATAATTTTTTGTTGTCCGTATCttatatatgtatttttaaatttattaaatattaataaatatttaaacgtAAACtcaattattattttatattactTGACCCATAAATTTCAAGTGTTGGATCCACCAGAATTAACAAATTTGGTTTGAGTGTTTAATAGGATTTCTCATTTTATCTTGGATTGCTTTTACTATCTTCAAAATTCAACTCAATGTGGATAATTTTAAAATCTAGATTGAGATTCTCATGAAAAAAGAAAAACGTATGTTGACTAAATTTGAAACTTATTTGCTAGACAGTAAAAGAGAGTTTGGGAAAAGAGGGAggatgtgtgtgtgtgggggggggggggggggaggggggtgcaATTGCCTAATTATTACACTAATGAAGTAAAGTGAGAATCTTAAATTTGAAGTAAAGTTAACAGTAAAAGATATTAATTTTCAATTAGCAGATTAACCCCTGCCAGTGCATGTGATAATCGTAATTATGAGAGATAATTTTGATATTAATTCAAAACTTTCAAGATTAGATCAATATTAATACAACAAGTTCTCATGCCCaccaaaaaagtagaaaaaataaaataaattaagaatTCCATTCTAAAAatgtaaattttctatttttagtAGACGTTCCTTTTTGGCCTTTATATTTTAGTTCTCTCAACCTCAGCACTGATTTtattaaaccaaaaaaaaaaaaaaaaaaagatgcatGGATTTGCAAAAAGTGAGTGGCAACTAATTCTAGTAATCTAGTCAAGAACAGTCAAACAAAAGCAAATAATAAAAGGACAATAAAACCCAAAAGCAAATAATATAAGAAAAAAAGCTACAAAAGAAAAGTATAATAACAGGACAAATATTAGAATTTAAAACAAAACTCAAGAAATAAGAAGGAATCTGAACTCAGCTGGCAAAACCAAATAAGGTTGGCGGGTAATAATACAATCGATACAAAAATATAAGTTGTTTTTAAGTTGTTGAAAAGGTAAAAATGTTTTGTTTTGCTTACAAAGCTAGACAGTTTTTGGTGATGAACACAAAAATATTACTATAGTATTAAAAATAAAAGgtaacttttctttttcttttgttttcttttcttgttttcaTCATTACTGTCTCAGAAATTTGGAGCAGTTTTGCTTCTCTTTGTTAATATAGAATTAAAATTTAGGAAATCACCAAATCCAAATGATTTTATGATCTGGGGTTCTTGATTCTTCTTCTATTACTGCAGCTACTTGTTCATTGACTGTAAAATGGAAAATTCTGTGGTTGTTTCTGTTCAAGAAATGCATCTACCACCTTCAGCTGAATTTGATTCTTCTGCTCATTCTAATCTTGTAAGTCtctctctatttttcttttttcttttttcttttctttatattATGCTTCTTATTTACTGTTTATCTTGTTATGTTTTTCATCTCCTTTTTGTAAGGGTTGGTGAGTGTGTTTGTGTAAAGAGGGTTGCTAAAGGAAtgataaagaaattatttttcttctttttctgtaGTGGGGTTTTCTTGAATTTAATGTTTTTGGTGGTTGGAGGAAGAAAGATGTGGAATTTTTGGTAGTGGTGGAAGCCGGAATGTGaaagatttgatttttttaaaccTTTCTGATAAGTGAGTTCGAATGTTGATGAATTAGCTGGTTTGAGATTTTTATGGAATTACTTATTTGGTGCTTCAATGTTTTTTTTTCGGGCATTTCTTCCTTTTATGTCCTTGGGTAAGGTCCGCGTACTCACTACGGCCCCAGACCTCACTTGTGGGTTTATAGtggttttttttttggttgtcgttgttgttgttgttgttgttgttgttgttgttgttgttgttgttgttgttcgttTTATAAGTAGAGAAATATAGGGAAAGAAAGAATCAGAGTAATGTATGCCAAGAAGGCCTAGAGTCTCATTTTTGCTGACCTATATTAAGATTTTAGTTTTACTTAATCCACTGTTCTTCAGAAGTAAAGGTTCTAGACAAAGTTGCAACTTTTTGCTTATAAATGAATTTGTCATTAGATAACACCAGTTTGTCAACTTATTATGATCTATGGTTCTCAAACCGCTCGTGGCGGATCAGTTTGTGCTGCTATATAAGTTAAACATGCTGATTATTCCTTGCTTTTGTGGTTGTTGCTTTTGTGTTCTGAATTTTTACTTTTGTGTTAATAGAAAGGAGAGAGAGAGGAAGCCACTTTAGTGCGGCAACAGTCAACAAGACGGCCAAATCTCTCCTCTCTGCAAATACCTACAAGATCTTTGGAAAATGCATTATCCAGTTTTACAAGAATAGATGTTCCAAGTCCTAACTCTGCCCGATCAGGGTTGCCCCCGAGGCCCCACTCTGCTAAGTTCATGTCATCTATGAAGAATCTGATTCCACAGAAGAGCACTAGGACAAAAAATGTAACCCACGATGGCGAAAAGACAGTTCTCATTATCCCAGACACGCCACTTTCAGATAAGCCTTCAACTTCAAGATCGTTTTCTCTGAATAAAGTTTTGTTCTCTTCGACGACAAGATCAATCCGCTCTTTACCGGAGACACCAATGGGAACTTTGGTAAAGCCTGCAGAGGACAATCATTTGGGTGCTCAGTTAGAGTTAATTGTATGTCATATATCCTAATATTTACTTTATTTGGATGCAATTTTTGTGTGTACTCTTTCTTACTTTTTCCTTTTTGTAccattgatatatttactgaCAGAAACCTGAAGCTCAACAGCATATGAAGCGATCATTTTCAGTGCCTATACATGTTAAAAGCAGAAGCTTAAGGAGAACAGATACTAGTGGCAGTCTCATCCGTGTCATTTCCAAAACTGTTCGGCCAACTACGGATTCTGATGCCTCAGCAGACATACCACAGGAAACAGAAAATGGTATGTCCAATTTTGTCTCGTCCTGGCTCTTATAAATCTTATACTCGTCACTAGCTGCTCCAGTTTGCTAATTCTTCACGAGTGTATTTAATAGTGCATATGTGAAAATCTCTTTTGATCATTTTCTGGACTAAAAAGGTTCTTGGTACAAGCCTACAACACTAACTGTTTTACGTGTCTGTTTCTGTCTATTGAGATGTTAAATATATGTATGTCTCTGCTTGTTGATATTTATATCCATTTATGATTTAGTTCCTCTTGTGGCAAGTTATACTGAAACAACCTTTTATGGTTAGAGCTTCTTTTATTTGCTCATGTTTTACTCCCTCAATCCCAATTTACATGACGCTCTTTCCATTTGGTACATGCCAAACTTTTTTACACCAAtccaaaaatattattgttttctACAACTTAAAGAATTCAAATTCAATTAActtaaaatttttgaaattttgatgTGATAAGACTAACATTTCAACCGTTACTTTAGTATTTTGTTGCACTACCACTAACATCATACATAAGTCATATTTTGGTCTCAATGTCAAGTCAAGGTAGTATCATTTGTAGATCACATTTTCAATTAAAGAGCTCTTTATCCCAACAAGTTTGGTAAAAACGAGCTTTAAGTTAGTAAGGAATAGAATTGGTTCTGTTAAACTGGAAGTCCTTTACGAGGATTAAGAATACTGAATGGTGAATGTTTCTTAATTATCGCAATTTACTAATTTCTATTTGGTCATGTTCGCTTTTTTTGGCTCATTGGAGTAGACAGAATGCTTGAATCGAGTAGGATAGTAGATACTTCATCATAGGCAATAGTTAAGAGTAAAGGACATGACCTATGCTGTCTCCTTTCCTTGTTCCAGTACTTCCTATGACATCTTCGCTGATTATCTTTTGGTGACTATAATGGCTTTTTGTCCTACGCTATCTGCAGCCACGGATAATACTGGTGAAGATATTCCTGAGGAAGAGGCTGTTTGTAGAATTTGTTTTGTTGAACTTGGTGAAGAAAGTGAAACGTTTAAAATGGAATGCAGCTGCAAAGGAGAGCTTGCACTTGCTCACAAGGAGTGCACTTTGAAGTGGTTTAGTATTAAGGGTAACAAGATTTGTGACGTTTGCAAGCAGGAAGTGCGAAACCTCCCCGTAACATtattaaaaattcaaaatccTCCAACTGCTGCCAGAAGGTCCCAAACTGTTACACAGCAGAGGGAAGTGCCTCGCTACAGGCAAGTTCAGCTAATAAAGTTTTACGGCTTCCTTTACTTTAGCTTGAATCCTTCCCAAATATTGAACTCATGAATGCCCTGGATCTTGATAAGCATTACTAGTTTTCTTCACAAGTGTAGAACATATTTTAAAATGAGATTAAACTAATTAGTTTCCGTCTATCTTGTGTATAAAATGCTTGAAGATGAGGAAGGGGGAGAGAAGAGAACGTTGTGGTCACAAAATTTGGCACCTTTTTCGGTGTTGCTTTGGGCAGCAGAGTGAAAAGTGCACACCAAAAAATTAAAGCTATTTAGTAATAAATTAAGATTGAGGAAGGAAATTCAATCAGTAGAAGATCTGACAAAGTGAAGAAAGATTTAGACCCTCAGATTTCTGAAGATTATACATATAAATCATCAACCTAAAACTTTACTTTCACTTGTTTGGTGTCTTGTCAGTTTTTATACCATGATAATTGCCTAACTGGTGTCAATAGTTTCTCATTTATTTGGTGATACTTTTAACCAGGTTAATCTAAATGTTAACGAATGTCACATGGAAATTGGTTTTGTCAACTTATTTGGGTGTTTCTCTCTTCTTTTACTATCAACAGAGTCTGGCAAGACGTACCTATCCTTGTCATGGTCAGCATGCTTGCCTACTTTTGCTTTCTGGAGCAGCTTCTGGTACTTTCCTTTTGTTTCTTCATGGTTATATAGCTTCCGATGTGAGTTAAAGTGCTAATAtaattgatgtttggcatatttcgatatgtgttgatgttactttacccatgttttaaccacttcttgatgttatttaatctttaaaactcccaacatggtgtaattattggtttgatgactaattaagttatgtgtgacgatttaaggtgttcggagtgcaaaatatgaagaaaaggtggtttagccagaggaagaagggttggatgcgtcgcatccaacataggaaaacatcatcctgcgtgcaaccttagcagtgaagttgggccatagcgttcgccatcgcgtgcgaaactgggaagtagaagagaaggctggatgcgtcgcgtctaccctcacatgcaaagttaagaaatggaggacgaggtggatgcgtcgcatccgccttagcatcaacccctgaagccgatttggactagagttaggagaactctagattacaacttttggacgcaatatataagctttaaAACGCCTCTTGTAGAGGAGAGACGggggaagagaagaaaaaaggctataaccaagttcaaagaccacggaattcgtctggagttttatcctttctttcttttattgatttttatgcaatcttatgaaatttgggatgattgcctgaatatgagtggctaagaaccctattattctagggtcatgggtatacatgaatgttgatgtttgaagtttaatttgacgacgttgggtttatcatattgggttgtttatttaattctgtttctaattattttgctgagtaattaacagtgaaatactatctacgaatctagagttgaactcgaaagtgggaaccctagattgcatatagaagtaaatagagtaagttttcaaaacccgggcatcggggaaaggattcgcgattaggatagacatatacctaattgccttactcggttaaaatacaggaattgtaaatgagttcttgttaaacttaattccatagacatataggtattaagttaacttgagcatgcgagtaagaactcgacagattcttacgagtgaaattaaccctgtgaatcaacaattcagataaatcaattagctattttaaaatacgaa of Nicotiana tomentosiformis chromosome 7, ASM39032v3, whole genome shotgun sequence contains these proteins:
- the LOC104088228 gene encoding uncharacterized protein, which encodes MENSVVVSVQEMHLPPSAEFDSSAHSNLKGEREEATLVRQQSTRRPNLSSLQIPTRSLENALSSFTRIDVPSPNSARSGLPPRPHSAKFMSSMKNLIPQKSTRTKNVTHDGEKTVLIIPDTPLSDKPSTSRSFSLNKVLFSSTTRSIRSLPETPMGTLVKPAEDNHLGAQLELIKPEAQQHMKRSFSVPIHVKSRSLRRTDTSGSLIRVISKTVRPTTDSDASADIPQETENATDNTGEDIPEEEAVCRICFVELGEESETFKMECSCKGELALAHKECTLKWFSIKGNKICDVCKQEVRNLPVTLLKIQNPPTAARRSQTVTQQREVPRYRVWQDVPILVMVSMLAYFCFLEQLLVTDLGARALAISLPFSCVLGLLSSMIASTMVSKSYIWAYASFQFAIVILFAHIFYAVLNVSAILSVLLSSFTGFGIAISTNSLLVEYLRWRASRRLRSSPAQTTSATQPHVLPDQRYYSYIDNTSRQQRHNNSQQHHHQPLHNPVVGHSENPGLQEIRIQSS